In the genome of Fusobacterium necrogenes, one region contains:
- a CDS encoding FtsW/RodA/SpoVE family cell cycle protein gives MEKIKIMKDNPYHKRNKIDKVLKKLELENRKKAKNRGIVLLLFLLIILSNLNMISTNFYDIYYKGIKVVGRHFIYIFIGVICFIITSRIDYKYYNKNKVCGFIFLFSVLSLLGVIIGSKIPMLSEVVPKVKGAIGWIRIGGISIQPSELMKLPFIIIIAHILKRCEEERYDAKKIIFSLLPVFLVFIVLINLQKDMGTSIHYLGIFCFMLFMSRISMKWITIGVIFSFSLIGGLFYYVTQLSDLSEKSYKIKRISSYLDGILRNEYDFGVGYQVGQSLVAFGSGGIIGKGYGNGVQKYSYLPEIKTDFIMATYGEEFGFIGMILLLLIFLLLFNIVQRTAMDTKEYFGKYLAVGIAGYVIIQVIINLSVALGILPVFGIPMPFFSSGGSSLITVFSAIGIIININRHR, from the coding sequence ATGGAAAAAATAAAAATTATGAAAGATAATCCTTATCATAAAAGAAATAAAATAGATAAAGTACTTAAGAAGCTTGAATTAGAAAATAGAAAGAAAGCAAAAAATCGAGGAATAGTATTGCTATTATTTTTACTTATAATATTGAGTAATTTAAATATGATCAGTACAAATTTTTATGATATTTACTATAAGGGAATAAAGGTTGTAGGAAGGCATTTTATCTATATTTTTATAGGAGTAATATGTTTTATAATTACTTCAAGAATAGATTACAAGTATTACAACAAAAATAAAGTTTGTGGCTTTATTTTTTTATTTTCTGTTTTATCTTTGCTAGGGGTAATAATAGGAAGTAAAATTCCTATGCTTTCTGAGGTAGTTCCAAAAGTAAAGGGAGCTATAGGTTGGATAAGGATAGGGGGGATAAGTATACAACCATCTGAACTTATGAAGCTTCCATTTATAATAATAATAGCTCATATACTAAAAAGATGTGAAGAGGAGAGATATGATGCTAAAAAAATTATATTTAGTTTGCTTCCAGTTTTTTTAGTATTTATAGTATTAATTAATCTCCAAAAAGATATGGGGACATCAATACATTACTTGGGTATATTTTGTTTTATGCTTTTTATGAGTAGAATAAGTATGAAGTGGATAACTATAGGAGTTATCTTTTCATTTTCTTTGATAGGAGGACTTTTTTATTATGTAACTCAATTGAGTGATCTAAGTGAAAAAAGTTATAAAATAAAAAGAATTAGTAGTTATTTAGATGGGATTTTGAGAAATGAATATGACTTTGGTGTAGGATATCAAGTAGGACAATCACTTGTTGCTTTTGGAAGTGGTGGAATAATAGGGAAAGGTTATGGTAATGGAGTACAAAAATATAGTTATCTTCCTGAGATAAAAACAGATTTTATAATGGCTACATATGGAGAAGAGTTTGGATTTATAGGAATGATACTTTTACTTTTAATTTTTTTATTATTGTTTAACATTGTCCAAAGAACAGCTATGGATACAAAGGAGTATTTTGGAAAGTATTTAGCTGTAGGAATAGCTGGGTATGTAATTATTCAAGTTATAATAAATCTTTCAGTTGCTTTAGGAATACTTCCTGTATTTGGAATACCGATGCCATTTTTTAGTTCAGGAGGAAGTTCACTTATTACAGTGTTTTCAGCCATAGGTATAATAATAAATATTAATAGACATAGGTAA
- the aroC gene encoding chorismate synthase has translation MGANWGHSLRLSIFGESHGKALGINIDGLASDIDIDFESIERDMGRRAPGKNSFSTQRKESDSFEILSGICDGKTTGAPLCAIIRNEDKKSKDYSKLKEVMRPSHSDYPAYIKYRGYNDVRGGGHFSGRITAPLVFAGSLAKSILAKKGIYVGAMIESIKNIEVEMPTEDRLSKELFDELAKKEMAILDEKKIVKIKEEIERARMNQDSVGGTIECFAIGVPAGLGEPFFDSLESSIAHLAFSVPAVKGIEFGKGFDIAKYYGSEVNDEYYYKNSIVKTKSNNNGGILGGISNGMPINFKVVIKPTPSISKLQHTINIKDKKDCELEIEGRHDPCIVPRAVVVIESIMAIALLDKIYEAGGRYE, from the coding sequence ATGGGAGCTAATTGGGGACATAGTTTGAGATTATCAATTTTTGGGGAATCTCATGGAAAAGCGCTAGGGATAAATATAGATGGATTAGCTAGTGATATAGATATTGATTTTGAAAGTATAGAGAGAGATATGGGAAGGAGAGCACCAGGAAAAAATAGTTTTTCTACCCAAAGAAAAGAGAGCGATAGCTTTGAGATTTTAAGTGGAATCTGTGATGGAAAAACTACAGGAGCTCCTCTTTGTGCAATTATTAGAAATGAAGATAAAAAATCTAAGGATTATTCAAAATTAAAAGAGGTAATGAGACCTAGTCATAGTGATTATCCAGCATATATAAAATATAGAGGATATAATGATGTAAGAGGTGGAGGTCATTTTTCTGGAAGAATAACTGCCCCACTTGTTTTTGCTGGAAGCTTGGCTAAGAGTATCTTAGCTAAAAAGGGAATATATGTAGGAGCTATGATAGAGAGTATAAAAAATATAGAAGTAGAAATGCCAACTGAAGATAGATTATCTAAAGAGCTTTTTGATGAGCTGGCTAAAAAAGAGATGGCTATTTTAGATGAAAAGAAAATAGTAAAGATAAAAGAGGAGATAGAGAGAGCTAGAATGAATCAAGACTCCGTTGGTGGAACTATAGAATGTTTTGCCATAGGAGTACCAGCAGGTTTAGGAGAGCCATTTTTTGATTCATTAGAGAGTAGTATAGCTCATTTAGCTTTTTCTGTACCAGCTGTAAAAGGAATAGAGTTTGGAAAAGGATTTGATATAGCAAAATATTATGGTAGTGAAGTAAATGATGAATACTACTATAAAAATAGTATAGTGAAAACTAAATCCAATAATAACGGAGGAATATTAGGGGGAATATCCAATGGAATGCCTATAAATTTTAAAGTTGTCATAAAACCTACCCCATCTATTTCTAAGCTTCAACATACAATAAATATAAAAGATAAAAAAGATTGTGAATTAGAAATAGAGGGAAGACATGACCCTTGTATAGTACCAAGAGCAGTAGTGGTAATAGAATCAATAATGGCAATAGCATTGTTAGATAAGATATATGAAGCAGGAGGCAGATATGAATAA
- the aroE gene encoding shikimate dehydrogenase yields the protein MNKYGLVGKKLGHSLSPEIHNYIFDKLGVEAEYSLYEIEDGKDILKLMKEKGIKGFNITIPYKEIVMSQLDFISEEAEKIGAVNLVKIKNGKSYGYNSDYYGVIEMLEKHGVKVKGKICYVLGSGGASKSVIVALHDLGAKEIVVVTRDVESKRRELKNRFRNIEVVSYENIIGGDIVVNTTPLGMYPNIDSSPLDEEILKRFDIAVDVVYNPKTTKFLQLAKNCSLKCVDGVSMLVGQAIKSDELWEGIEVDRDTRDEVEKRVIERLEEMKNSESNGNKWT from the coding sequence ATGAATAAATATGGTCTTGTGGGGAAAAAATTGGGGCACTCACTATCTCCAGAGATACATAATTATATTTTTGATAAGCTTGGAGTAGAAGCAGAGTACTCATTGTATGAGATTGAAGATGGAAAAGATATTTTAAAATTGATGAAAGAAAAAGGGATAAAGGGATTTAATATAACTATTCCTTATAAAGAGATTGTGATGAGTCAACTTGATTTTATCTCTGAGGAAGCAGAAAAAATTGGAGCTGTAAATCTAGTGAAAATAAAAAATGGTAAAAGCTACGGGTATAATAGTGATTACTATGGGGTCATAGAGATGCTAGAAAAACATGGTGTCAAAGTAAAAGGGAAAATATGCTATGTTCTAGGAAGTGGTGGGGCTTCAAAATCTGTGATAGTAGCTCTACATGACTTAGGAGCTAAAGAGATAGTTGTAGTAACTAGAGATGTGGAATCAAAGAGAAGAGAGTTGAAAAATAGATTTAGAAATATAGAGGTAGTATCTTATGAAAATATAATAGGTGGAGATATTGTTGTAAATACTACTCCACTAGGGATGTATCCTAATATAGATAGCTCTCCTCTAGATGAGGAAATTTTAAAGCGTTTTGATATAGCTGTTGATGTTGTATATAATCCTAAGACTACGAAATTTTTACAATTAGCAAAAAATTGTAGTTTGAAATGTGTAGATGGAGTATCTATGCTTGTAGGTCAAGCTATAAAAAGTGATGAACTTTGGGAGGGAATAGAGGTAGATAGAGATACAAGAGATGAAGTAGAGAA